A single genomic interval of Microbacterium sp. zg-Y1090 harbors:
- a CDS encoding HhH-GPD-type base excision DNA repair protein — MALHITDDPAADELLTRDPLALLIGMLLDQQVPMETAFAGPLKISERLGTLDAATIAGTDPERFAELFAQTPAVHRFPGSMAGRVQALCAAVSDGYGGDAAAIWTQGDPDGPAVLKRLKALPGFGEQKAKIFLALLGKQYGYTGGGWREASAPYSEEGSHRSVADIVSPESLQQVRAFKKAAKAAAKDAAANPA; from the coding sequence ATGGCACTGCACATCACCGACGACCCGGCCGCCGACGAGCTGCTCACGCGTGACCCCCTCGCGCTGCTCATCGGCATGCTGCTGGACCAGCAGGTGCCGATGGAGACCGCGTTCGCCGGCCCGTTGAAGATCAGCGAGCGTCTCGGCACGCTGGATGCCGCGACGATCGCCGGCACGGATCCGGAGCGGTTCGCCGAACTGTTCGCCCAGACCCCGGCTGTGCACCGCTTCCCCGGGTCGATGGCCGGCCGCGTACAGGCGCTGTGCGCCGCGGTGTCCGACGGCTACGGCGGGGATGCCGCGGCCATCTGGACCCAGGGCGACCCCGACGGGCCCGCCGTGCTGAAGCGACTGAAGGCACTGCCCGGCTTCGGCGAGCAGAAGGCGAAGATCTTCCTCGCTCTGCTCGGCAAGCAGTACGGCTACACCGGTGGCGGGTGGCGCGAGGCATCCGCCCCGTACAGCGAGGAGGGGTCGCACCGCAGCGTCGCCGACATCGTCTCGCCCGAGTCCCTGCAGCAGGTGCGGGCGTTCAAGAAGGCCGCCAAGGCGGCGGCGAAGGACGCCGCCGCGAACCCGGCCTGA
- a CDS encoding NfeD family protein has translation MLTPFIIIGSIGLLVLVISLVVGDIFDHFEIGEGALSGTALGIAAVVFGASGVFSASSNLDDVYVYVIAAALALVTYVVAVLFIRKLAASSDGTPVNAVGLTGVCRSPITPAGGEVSLDGPHEIERRLAYSDTPIPEGVRIRVVEHTGTRVKVVAD, from the coding sequence ATGCTCACGCCGTTCATCATCATCGGCAGCATCGGTCTTCTGGTGCTGGTCATCTCGCTCGTGGTCGGCGACATCTTCGACCACTTCGAGATCGGCGAAGGCGCCCTGTCGGGCACCGCGCTCGGGATCGCGGCGGTGGTCTTCGGCGCGAGCGGTGTCTTCAGCGCCTCGTCGAACCTCGATGACGTGTATGTCTACGTCATCGCGGCGGCGCTCGCCCTGGTCACCTACGTCGTCGCGGTGCTGTTCATCCGCAAGCTCGCGGCGAGCTCGGACGGCACGCCCGTCAACGCCGTCGGACTGACCGGCGTCTGCCGCTCCCCGATCACCCCGGCCGGCGGCGAGGTCTCCCTCGACGGCCCGCACGAGATCGAGCGGCGTCTGGCGTACTCGGACACCCCCATCCCCGAAGGCGTGCGCATCCGCGTCGTCGAACACACCGGCACGCGCGTCAAGGTCGTCGCCGACTAA
- a CDS encoding uroporphyrinogen-III synthase: MNTAPWQSQPAKPLSGWRVLVPRGGPWGDGVAATLRAQGATPVIAPLINFAPSTDQATLEQSLADLAAGTFDWLTITSATTVDVLYAYRASIPAATKVAAVGETTAAALAAVGYKVDLVPEIDNSASGMADQLIALEAEARDILTLRSEIAKPVLTERLAEAGHRVRSVVAYRTVGVPVTEKIALDVQSGRINAILITSGSVAEQVREQFPAIPEDTVLAAIGPRTAEDARKLGLPVTVVAAEQTVAALIGALSALALPHSADETVP, encoded by the coding sequence ATGAACACAGCCCCTTGGCAATCGCAACCGGCCAAGCCGCTCAGCGGCTGGCGGGTGCTCGTGCCGCGCGGCGGGCCCTGGGGGGACGGCGTTGCCGCCACGCTGCGGGCACAGGGCGCCACCCCCGTCATCGCGCCGCTGATCAACTTCGCTCCCTCGACGGACCAGGCGACCCTCGAGCAGTCGCTGGCCGACCTGGCCGCGGGGACGTTCGACTGGCTGACGATCACGAGCGCCACCACGGTGGACGTGCTCTACGCCTATCGTGCGAGCATCCCTGCCGCGACGAAGGTCGCTGCGGTCGGCGAGACCACCGCTGCGGCGCTCGCGGCGGTCGGCTACAAGGTCGACCTGGTGCCCGAGATCGACAACTCGGCCTCAGGCATGGCCGATCAGCTCATCGCCCTCGAGGCCGAGGCTCGCGACATCCTGACGTTGCGCAGTGAGATCGCCAAGCCGGTGCTCACCGAGCGCCTGGCCGAGGCGGGCCACCGCGTGCGCAGCGTCGTGGCGTATCGCACGGTCGGCGTGCCGGTGACCGAGAAGATCGCCCTCGATGTGCAGAGCGGCCGGATCAACGCGATCCTCATCACCAGCGGCTCGGTCGCCGAGCAGGTGCGCGAGCAGTTCCCGGCGATCCCCGAGGACACCGTGCTCGCGGCGATCGGCCCCCGCACCGCCGAGGATGCGCGCAAGCTGGGACTGCCGGTCACCGTCGTCGCCGCGGAGCAGACCGTCGCGGCACTCATCGGCGCGCTCTCCGCCCTCGCCCTCCCGCACTCCGCCGACGAGACCGTGCCATGA
- a CDS encoding glutamyl-tRNA reductase: protein MLLCVSASHKTAPFELLERLSVHTDRVAPMIASYDASVQGAVVVATCNRFEAYVEMDEPAADAGIVGVEAALTAIEAATGVAPAELEGAYVVATGDDVARHLFSVASGLESVVVGEGEIAGQVRRALTEAREQRTTSPELERLFQKASETQRGIKNATAIGRAGRSLVRLSLELAGSRVTDWSRLRVLMVGTGSYAAATVAALRDRGAADIAVASPSGRETVFAARHALRPVPAASFTVEVATADLVITCTSAEHPVLSAETFAAGVAAADPALVPARRLVIDLGLPRNVDHDVAEVEGTDLLDLETIRLHAPLEELQATDDARRLVDDAAQRFVMTGERRSVAPAVVALRAHVATVLETEIARARGRGDDGTTEQALRHLAGVLMHTPTVRAHELAEQGRSDDVFAAVTALFGLEVTEPVTLAAPGEIATAG from the coding sequence GTGCTGCTGTGCGTTTCCGCGAGTCACAAGACCGCCCCATTCGAATTGCTCGAACGTCTCAGCGTGCACACCGACCGCGTCGCGCCGATGATCGCCTCCTATGACGCCAGCGTGCAGGGGGCCGTGGTCGTGGCCACCTGCAACCGGTTCGAGGCCTACGTCGAGATGGACGAGCCGGCGGCCGACGCCGGCATCGTGGGCGTCGAAGCGGCGCTGACGGCCATCGAGGCCGCCACCGGCGTCGCCCCCGCCGAGCTCGAGGGAGCGTACGTGGTGGCGACCGGCGACGACGTCGCCCGCCACCTCTTCTCGGTCGCGTCGGGACTGGAATCCGTCGTCGTGGGCGAAGGCGAGATCGCCGGCCAGGTGCGCCGTGCGCTCACCGAGGCGCGCGAGCAGCGCACCACCTCGCCGGAGCTGGAGCGGCTCTTCCAGAAGGCCAGCGAGACGCAGCGCGGGATCAAGAACGCCACCGCCATCGGGCGGGCGGGACGCTCGCTCGTGCGGCTCTCCCTGGAGCTCGCCGGCAGCCGCGTCACCGACTGGTCTCGCCTTCGGGTGCTCATGGTCGGCACCGGCTCGTACGCGGCGGCCACCGTCGCCGCCCTGCGCGATCGTGGCGCCGCCGACATCGCCGTGGCCTCCCCGTCGGGCCGCGAGACCGTCTTCGCCGCCCGCCACGCGCTGCGCCCCGTGCCCGCGGCATCCTTCACCGTCGAGGTCGCCACCGCCGACCTCGTCATCACCTGCACCAGCGCCGAGCACCCCGTGCTGTCGGCCGAGACGTTCGCGGCGGGCGTCGCCGCCGCGGATCCCGCCCTGGTTCCGGCCCGCCGCCTGGTCATCGACCTCGGGCTGCCGCGCAACGTCGACCACGACGTCGCCGAGGTCGAGGGGACCGACCTGCTGGACCTCGAGACCATCCGGCTGCACGCGCCGCTGGAGGAGCTGCAGGCCACCGACGACGCCCGCCGGCTCGTCGACGACGCCGCGCAGCGCTTCGTCATGACCGGTGAGCGCCGCAGCGTCGCGCCCGCCGTCGTGGCGCTGCGCGCCCACGTCGCAACGGTGCTCGAGACCGAGATCGCCCGCGCCCGCGGCCGCGGCGACGACGGGACGACCGAGCAGGCGCTGCGCCATCTCGCGGGCGTGCTGATGCACACCCCGACCGTGCGGGCGCACGAGCTCGCCGAGCAGGGACGTTCCGACGACGTGTTCGCGGCCGTGACGGCGTTGTTCGGCCTCGAGGTCACGGAGCCCGTCACCCTCGCCGCCCCCGGCGAGATCGCCACCGCCGGCTGA
- the hemQ gene encoding hydrogen peroxide-dependent heme synthase, whose product MSDTAYTLWSVLRRDPSRPITADRPAELEEVVAELAADGTTVRGFYDVSGLRADADLMIWLHGPTAEGLQRDLRRLRRTALLEPLLPTWSAMGVHRDAEFNRAHVPGFLRGIPAKQWLTVYPFVRSYEWYLLPEEERRAMLADHGRKGAAFTGVTANTVASFALGDWEWLLPMEADELTDLVDMMRELRYTEARRHVREEVPFFTGRLVTPAELVEVLR is encoded by the coding sequence ATGTCCGATACCGCCTACACCCTGTGGTCCGTCCTGCGGCGCGACCCGTCCCGCCCCATCACCGCCGACCGTCCCGCGGAGCTGGAGGAGGTCGTCGCCGAGTTGGCGGCCGACGGCACCACCGTGCGCGGGTTCTATGACGTCAGCGGCCTGCGCGCCGACGCCGACCTGATGATCTGGCTGCACGGGCCGACCGCCGAGGGGCTGCAGCGCGACCTGCGACGACTCCGCCGCACCGCGCTGCTCGAACCGCTGCTGCCCACCTGGAGCGCGATGGGCGTCCACCGCGATGCGGAGTTCAACCGCGCTCACGTGCCCGGCTTCCTCCGGGGCATCCCCGCGAAGCAGTGGCTGACGGTCTACCCCTTCGTGCGCAGCTACGAGTGGTACCTGCTGCCCGAGGAGGAGCGCCGCGCGATGCTCGCCGACCATGGGCGCAAGGGCGCCGCGTTCACCGGCGTCACCGCGAACACCGTGGCATCCTTCGCCCTCGGCGACTGGGAGTGGCTGCTGCCCATGGAAGCGGACGAGCTGACCGACCTCGTCGACATGATGCGCGAGCTGCGGTACACCGAGGCCCGCCGCCACGTGCGCGAGGAGGTGCCGTTCTTCACCGGGCGCCTGGTCACGCCCGCGGAGCTGGTCGAGGTGCTGCGGTGA
- the hemC gene encoding hydroxymethylbilane synthase: MSRPFRLGTRRSALATAQSQQVADTLAAVAGRPVELVPIVSEGDVSRASLSQIGGTGVFATRLREALLAGECDLLVHSLKDLPTTQPPGLVIAAIPVREDARDVVVTRDGAPLHALPAGARVGTGSPRRRAQVIRRNPGVDVHDLRGNVDSRLQRVRDGQLDAVVLAAAGLSRIGLDLGDLGLEPLGLASWPTAPGQGALAIETLADGPADLMAALARIDHLDTRVAVTAERTVLAALEAGCHAPVGAHAELAGGSLRLNAVVYALDGSRRIACDRADPLPQEYGGTTGSGDGADAADDASPIAYAVRAGSETARRLLEGGAAGLVPRESTP; the protein is encoded by the coding sequence ATGAGCCGTCCGTTCCGCCTGGGCACCCGCCGCAGCGCCCTGGCCACCGCGCAGTCCCAGCAGGTCGCCGACACCCTCGCCGCCGTCGCCGGCCGGCCGGTCGAGCTCGTCCCGATCGTCTCCGAGGGGGACGTCTCGCGCGCCTCGCTGTCGCAGATCGGCGGCACCGGGGTCTTCGCCACCCGACTGCGCGAGGCGCTGCTGGCCGGAGAGTGCGACCTGCTCGTGCACTCCCTGAAGGACCTGCCGACGACCCAGCCGCCGGGACTCGTGATCGCCGCGATCCCGGTCAGGGAGGACGCCCGGGACGTGGTCGTCACCCGCGACGGCGCGCCCCTGCACGCCCTGCCCGCCGGTGCGCGGGTGGGCACCGGCTCGCCGCGGCGCCGCGCACAGGTGATCCGCCGCAACCCCGGCGTCGACGTGCACGATCTGCGCGGCAACGTCGATTCGCGGCTGCAGCGCGTGCGCGACGGGCAGCTGGATGCCGTGGTGCTCGCGGCGGCGGGCCTCTCCCGCATCGGACTGGACCTCGGTGACCTGGGTCTCGAGCCGCTGGGCCTGGCATCCTGGCCCACCGCCCCCGGTCAGGGGGCGCTGGCGATCGAGACCCTGGCCGATGGCCCCGCCGACCTGATGGCGGCGCTGGCGCGTATCGACCACCTCGACACCCGTGTGGCCGTGACCGCCGAGCGGACGGTCCTCGCCGCGCTCGAGGCCGGCTGCCATGCGCCGGTCGGAGCGCACGCCGAGCTCGCCGGGGGATCGCTGCGCCTCAACGCCGTCGTCTACGCGCTCGACGGAAGTCGCCGCATCGCGTGCGACAGAGCCGACCCCCTCCCGCAGGAGTATGGTGGGACGACAGGCAGCGGCGATGGTGCGGATGCTGCCGACGACGCGAGCCCGATCGCGTACGCCGTACGCGCCGGGTCGGAAACCGCTCGTCGGCTGCTCGAAGGTGGAGCAGCCGGTCTGGTACCACGAGAGTCGACCCCATGA
- a CDS encoding flotillin family protein, with protein sequence MPVDIVQIAAVLALIVAVLGLLTFIARRIRRVPPNEALIIVGRGAGKPVPGEATGQRVVIGGRTFVWPILQQGFPISLEQRQIGITVEGVDKNRIKIAIKASINFKVSGTEEGVRRAGQRFLSQQETLTDIIRESLEGSLRSIVGDMTIEQIISDRKSLSDRVVAETKADLVEQGLQVDLLNISDISTPGSDYLANLGRAEAARARQVAEVSEAEASRASEFARIEAAEQIAERQKALSLRQASIKAETDRANAEAEAAGTFTKAEQDRLVAQQEREALIEQALVTQERLDIEIRKPAEAEAYAEVQRATALRDAANAATEADAYKRTKIAEANKVAAVQDAEASATSVRFAGEAERDKQVALAAGIRAEGEARAAAIQAEGIAEATATDAKAEALKKYGEAALAQEIISRLPEIVRAAAEPISNIDQLTVISTDGASAVTKTVGTVLGEGTEVVKSLTGLDLGTLLAGFAGARTGASANGNAPAAPSNN encoded by the coding sequence ATGCCGGTCGACATCGTCCAGATCGCCGCCGTCCTCGCCCTCATCGTCGCGGTCCTCGGACTTCTGACCTTCATCGCCCGGCGCATCCGCCGCGTGCCCCCGAACGAGGCGCTCATCATCGTCGGACGCGGCGCCGGCAAGCCCGTGCCGGGCGAGGCCACCGGCCAGCGCGTGGTCATCGGCGGGCGCACGTTCGTGTGGCCGATCCTGCAGCAGGGATTCCCGATCTCGCTCGAGCAGCGCCAGATCGGCATCACCGTCGAGGGCGTCGACAAGAACCGCATCAAGATCGCCATCAAGGCGTCGATCAACTTCAAGGTCTCGGGCACCGAAGAGGGCGTCCGCCGCGCCGGCCAGCGCTTCCTGTCGCAGCAGGAGACCCTCACCGACATCATCCGCGAATCGCTCGAGGGCTCGCTGCGCTCGATCGTCGGCGACATGACGATCGAGCAGATCATCTCCGACCGCAAGAGCCTGTCGGACCGCGTCGTCGCCGAGACCAAGGCCGACCTCGTCGAGCAGGGCCTGCAGGTGGACCTGCTCAACATCAGCGACATCTCGACCCCCGGCAGCGACTACCTCGCCAACCTGGGTCGCGCCGAGGCCGCCCGCGCCCGCCAGGTGGCGGAGGTCAGCGAAGCCGAGGCTTCGCGCGCCAGCGAGTTCGCGCGCATCGAAGCCGCCGAGCAGATCGCCGAGCGCCAGAAGGCGCTGAGCCTGCGCCAGGCATCCATCAAGGCCGAGACCGACCGCGCCAACGCGGAAGCCGAGGCCGCCGGTACGTTCACCAAGGCCGAGCAGGACCGCCTCGTCGCCCAGCAGGAGCGCGAGGCGCTCATCGAGCAGGCCCTCGTGACGCAGGAGCGTCTCGACATCGAGATCCGCAAGCCCGCCGAGGCCGAGGCCTACGCCGAGGTGCAGCGCGCCACCGCCCTGCGCGACGCGGCCAACGCCGCGACCGAGGCCGACGCGTACAAGCGCACGAAGATCGCCGAGGCCAACAAGGTCGCCGCCGTGCAGGATGCCGAGGCATCGGCGACCTCGGTGCGCTTCGCCGGTGAGGCCGAGCGCGACAAGCAGGTGGCCCTGGCCGCCGGTATCCGCGCCGAGGGTGAGGCGCGCGCCGCCGCCATCCAGGCAGAGGGTATCGCCGAGGCGACCGCGACGGACGCGAAGGCCGAGGCGCTGAAGAAGTACGGCGAGGCCGCGCTCGCGCAGGAGATCATCTCGCGCCTTCCGGAGATCGTGCGCGCCGCCGCCGAGCCGATCAGCAACATCGATCAGCTCACCGTCATCTCCACCGACGGCGCGTCGGCGGTCACGAAGACGGTCGGCACCGTGCTCGGCGAGGGCACCGAGGTCGTCAAGTCGCTGACCGGGCTCGACCTCGGCACGCTGCTGGCCGGGTTCGCCGGCGCCCGCACCGGCGCCTCCGCCAACGGCAACGCCCCGGCGGCGCCCTCGAACAACTGA
- a CDS encoding carbohydrate ABC transporter permease, producing the protein MTVTAPVAASGSPVALPPRAQGPRRRARRSRPNVPGGILGLLWLVIVVLPLYWVVVTSLRSGPTFFVDSPLSLPSEPTLENYGKVFDSGFLGFFMNSVIVTVATVVIAVFCSLLAAYTIVRNAHPVARGSFSFALLGLAIPLQAAIIPIYYMITQLGLYDTLVALIIPSAAFALPLTVVILVNFLRDIPNEIFESMRIDGASNWAMLWQLVLPLSKPALITVAIYNGMQVWNGFLFPLVLTQSPSVRVLPLALWSFQSELTVDVPAIMAAVTLSVLPILTLYIFGRRQLVAGLTAGFGK; encoded by the coding sequence ATGACCGTGACCGCCCCCGTCGCCGCGTCCGGCTCCCCCGTCGCACTCCCGCCGCGCGCCCAGGGCCCCCGGCGTCGCGCGCGCCGCTCACGACCCAACGTGCCCGGCGGCATCCTGGGGCTGCTCTGGCTCGTGATCGTCGTGCTCCCGCTGTACTGGGTGGTGGTGACGAGCCTGCGATCGGGTCCGACGTTCTTCGTCGACAGCCCCCTCTCCCTGCCGTCGGAGCCGACGCTGGAGAACTACGGCAAGGTGTTCGACTCCGGATTCCTGGGGTTCTTCATGAACTCGGTGATCGTGACCGTCGCGACCGTCGTGATCGCCGTCTTCTGCTCGCTCCTGGCGGCCTACACGATCGTCCGCAACGCCCACCCGGTGGCACGGGGTTCGTTCTCGTTCGCCCTGCTGGGGCTGGCCATCCCGCTCCAAGCGGCGATCATCCCGATCTATTACATGATCACGCAGCTCGGTCTCTACGACACCCTGGTGGCGCTCATCATCCCGTCGGCCGCGTTCGCGCTGCCGCTGACGGTCGTCATCCTGGTGAACTTCCTGCGCGACATCCCGAACGAGATCTTCGAGTCCATGCGCATCGACGGCGCGTCGAACTGGGCGATGCTGTGGCAGCTGGTGCTGCCGCTGTCCAAGCCGGCGCTCATCACGGTGGCCATCTACAACGGCATGCAGGTGTGGAATGGCTTCCTCTTCCCGCTGGTGCTGACGCAGAGCCCATCGGTGCGCGTGCTGCCCCTGGCCCTGTGGAGCTTCCAGAGCGAGCTCACCGTGGATGTTCCGGCGATCATGGCCGCCGTGACCCTCTCGGTGCTGCCGATCCTGACGCTGTACATCTTCGGTCGCCGCCAGCTGGTGGCGGGACTGACCGCGGGCTTCGGCAAGTAG
- the hemE gene encoding uroporphyrinogen decarboxylase: MATAPLLRALHGDRPERPPVWFMRQAGRSLPEYRELRVGTRMLDACLDPALAAEITLQPVRRHGVDAAVFFSDIVVPLKLAGIEVEIQPGRGPVFADPVRTTADVARVTAIEPEAVAAASTPIAEAIGIVTRELGDVPVIGFAGAPFTLAAYLVEGGPSKEHLRARGMMHADPDAWHRLAGWLAEVSRAFLKVQTDAGAAAVQLFDSWAGSLSAADYRVFIAPHSHAALAGADVPRIHFGVGTAHLLRDMRLDGLADAVGVDWRTPLDEAAAILGPDVTLQGNIDPALLTAPWPVLSAHVRDVIARGGAARAHILNLGHGVPPETDPTVLTRIVALAHGEDA; this comes from the coding sequence ATGGCCACCGCCCCCCTTCTGCGCGCCCTTCACGGCGACCGCCCGGAACGCCCTCCCGTCTGGTTCATGCGTCAGGCCGGCCGCTCGCTGCCGGAGTACCGGGAGCTGCGCGTCGGAACCCGCATGCTCGACGCGTGCCTCGACCCGGCGCTGGCCGCTGAGATCACCCTGCAGCCTGTGCGCCGCCACGGTGTGGATGCGGCGGTGTTCTTCAGCGACATCGTCGTGCCGCTGAAGCTCGCCGGCATCGAGGTGGAGATCCAGCCGGGGCGCGGCCCGGTCTTCGCCGACCCCGTGCGCACCACGGCCGACGTCGCACGCGTGACCGCGATCGAGCCGGAGGCGGTCGCCGCGGCATCCACCCCCATCGCCGAGGCCATCGGGATCGTCACCCGCGAGCTCGGCGACGTGCCGGTCATCGGCTTCGCCGGGGCGCCGTTCACGCTGGCCGCCTACCTCGTCGAGGGCGGTCCGTCGAAGGAGCACCTGCGCGCCCGCGGCATGATGCATGCCGACCCGGATGCCTGGCATCGCCTGGCCGGCTGGCTCGCCGAGGTGTCCCGTGCGTTCCTGAAGGTGCAGACGGATGCCGGCGCCGCCGCCGTGCAGCTCTTCGACTCGTGGGCGGGGTCGCTGTCGGCTGCCGACTACCGCGTCTTCATCGCCCCCCACTCCCACGCGGCGCTCGCCGGCGCCGACGTGCCCCGCATCCACTTCGGCGTCGGCACGGCGCACCTGCTGAGGGACATGCGTCTGGACGGGCTGGCCGATGCGGTCGGCGTCGACTGGCGTACTCCGCTGGATGAGGCCGCCGCCATCCTCGGGCCGGACGTCACTCTGCAGGGCAACATCGACCCGGCGCTGCTGACGGCTCCCTGGCCGGTGCTGTCCGCCCACGTGCGCGACGTCATCGCCCGCGGCGGCGCCGCCCGGGCGCACATCCTCAACCTCGGTCACGGCGTGCCGCCCGAGACCGACCCGACCGTGCTCACCCGCATCGTCGCCCTCGCCCACGGGGAGGACGCATGA
- a CDS encoding phage holin family protein, which produces MTTPRGFRDRSDDSLLTLIGDLPELVRNLVVAELAAAKAWAMKTGKDAGIGGLWMVAALIMLFWSIPALGAFAIIGLSSWWPAWLSALVVFVVMLLIVVVLALLGLLRFRKMSNRSNPGQAIATDAKIVKDAVNEY; this is translated from the coding sequence ATGACCACGCCCCGCGGATTCCGTGACCGAAGCGACGACAGTCTGCTGACGCTGATCGGCGATCTGCCCGAACTGGTGCGCAACCTGGTCGTCGCCGAGTTGGCCGCAGCGAAGGCCTGGGCGATGAAGACGGGCAAGGATGCCGGCATCGGCGGCCTGTGGATGGTCGCGGCGCTGATCATGCTGTTCTGGTCGATCCCCGCCCTCGGCGCCTTCGCCATCATCGGGCTGTCGTCCTGGTGGCCGGCCTGGCTTTCTGCGCTGGTCGTCTTCGTCGTGATGCTGCTCATCGTGGTGGTGCTCGCTCTGCTGGGACTCCTGCGCTTCCGCAAGATGTCGAACCGGAGCAATCCGGGTCAGGCGATCGCCACCGACGCCAAGATCGTGAAGGACGCTGTGAATGAGTACTGA
- a CDS encoding protoporphyrinogen/coproporphyrinogen oxidase has product MTDADDLLSTAHHTRVVVVGGGVAGLVAALECAKVGMPVTVLEASDRLGGVVRSAELDGVRVDVGAESFATRGGAVADLIAELGLSDAVVAPAGGGAWVAGLPHGGAAPLPAGGVLGIPANPFADDVRRVIGWRGAWRAYVDRLRPPLTIGHERSLGALVRRRMGPEVLDRLVAPVTTGVYSARPDDIDVDLAAPGLNNALTRTGSLSGAVGQLRGGATATPGAAVQGLAGGMTRLVDALRARLEDLGADLRTDMPVQSIERDGDGWLIVADPADSPVPADGPVAGSDAVDPAGPDAGSAAAPDPAAGRFAADIVIVATPEAQARHLLSPVVPSLDIGSLTAPVVEIVTLVVDAPELDTPPRGTGVLTVPGSHTAKALTHSTAKWSWLREATDHHILRVSFGAQGEAPATEALDDAHAAELALAEASALLGVPLQPAQLRAAHRERYVQAQPGAALGRAAITAAARATVQAVPGLAATGAWLSGTGLAQVVPDAIAEAERVRREALWGPGRAED; this is encoded by the coding sequence ATGACCGACGCCGATGACCTCCTCTCCACCGCCCACCACACCCGCGTCGTCGTCGTCGGGGGAGGCGTCGCCGGCCTCGTCGCCGCGCTCGAGTGCGCCAAGGTCGGGATGCCGGTGACGGTGCTCGAGGCGTCCGACCGCCTCGGCGGGGTCGTGCGGTCCGCCGAGCTGGACGGCGTGCGCGTCGACGTCGGCGCCGAGAGCTTCGCCACACGCGGTGGTGCCGTGGCCGACCTGATCGCCGAGCTCGGGCTCTCCGATGCGGTCGTCGCGCCCGCCGGCGGGGGCGCCTGGGTCGCGGGCCTGCCGCACGGTGGTGCTGCCCCGCTGCCGGCCGGCGGTGTGCTCGGCATCCCGGCCAACCCGTTCGCCGACGACGTGCGCCGGGTCATCGGCTGGCGGGGCGCCTGGCGCGCCTACGTCGACCGTCTGCGGCCGCCGCTGACCATCGGCCACGAGCGCAGTCTCGGCGCCCTGGTGCGCCGGCGCATGGGGCCGGAAGTGCTGGACCGCCTCGTCGCCCCCGTCACGACGGGGGTGTACTCGGCGCGGCCCGATGACATCGATGTCGACCTCGCCGCTCCCGGGCTGAACAACGCCCTCACGCGCACCGGCTCGCTCTCGGGCGCCGTCGGCCAGCTGCGCGGCGGCGCGACGGCCACCCCCGGCGCGGCCGTGCAGGGACTGGCCGGCGGCATGACCCGCCTGGTCGACGCCCTGCGCGCACGGCTGGAGGACCTCGGCGCGGACCTCCGCACCGACATGCCGGTGCAGAGCATCGAGCGCGACGGCGACGGGTGGCTGATCGTGGCCGACCCCGCCGACAGCCCCGTCCCCGCCGATGGCCCCGTCGCGGGGAGCGACGCGGTCGACCCGGCCGGCCCGGATGCCGGCTCGGCCGCTGCGCCCGACCCCGCCGCCGGCCGCTTCGCCGCGGACATCGTGATCGTCGCCACCCCCGAGGCGCAGGCGCGGCACCTGCTGTCGCCGGTCGTGCCGAGTCTCGACATCGGCAGCCTGACCGCACCGGTCGTCGAGATCGTCACCCTCGTGGTGGACGCGCCGGAACTGGACACCCCGCCCCGTGGGACAGGTGTGCTCACGGTTCCCGGCTCCCACACCGCCAAGGCCCTGACCCACTCCACGGCGAAGTGGTCGTGGCTGCGGGAGGCGACCGACCACCACATCCTGCGGGTGTCGTTCGGTGCGCAGGGCGAGGCGCCCGCCACCGAGGCGCTCGATGACGCGCACGCCGCCGAGCTCGCGCTCGCCGAGGCGTCCGCGCTGCTGGGGGTGCCGTTGCAGCCCGCGCAGCTGCGGGCGGCGCACCGCGAGCGCTACGTGCAGGCGCAGCCGGGGGCGGCCCTCGGGCGCGCCGCGATCACCGCCGCCGCCCGTGCCACGGTGCAGGCGGTTCCGGGTCTTGCGGCGACCGGCGCCTGGCTGTCGGGCACCGGGCTCGCCCAGGTCGTGCCCGACGCGATCGCCGAAGCCGAGCGCGTGCGTCGCGAGGCGCTGTGGGGTCCCGGGCGCGCGGAGGACTAA